CTTGGCTTTCTTCCTCAGCCGGATCTCCTCTCCGGAGAGCCACGCCGCCTTCCTGCTGAGCGGATGAACCGCCTTCTCCCTTACCGCCTGCACTTTGCCTTTCTGAGCCTTGggctgagaaacacaaacagtcacCAACTTTAAATCCACCGTCAAGCATTCATAAGTCGTCGTATCAATAGTTGAATATGAAAGAAATTGATTCAGAGCGAGGGAAGACACGAGGTTTTACCATTTTATCTGTTCGCGATCACGCGTGGTGCTGCTGTGTTGACAACTGGACCGGAAGTGGAGTGGTCCATCACCAAATTATGCCCGGGTACGAACAGGAAAGGACCAAGAGGGTTCCTGATTCCAGTTTTTCGTGAGAATGAATAACAAAATTTATTTATACagaacttttcaaaacaaagtttCAACATTAAAACGAGATCAAATATCACAGAACAGAGGCAAATTAAATCAGCCAATAATACAAGATTCAGATCCAATAAGACCCTTAAGTCTCGTAAAATGAAACAGTACATATTAACATATTAAAAGTAGATTCATGTAAATGAATAATCAATGAATTTGTCTCTTAAAaccagttaattaaaaaaatgcatcaaaCATGTACATCTGTAACATTTATCCATTTAGTTGCAAAACGTTGTTCAACAAGAATCACAACGTAATCCTGTTTGGTGTTATATCTAGAATTGGGTACAACCATAGACTTGTATATacatgattatgattattaaggtaattattattattatggttatTACTATCATGTGGAGTCCCTGGGTTTACAGGTGTATCAAACGTTGACATGTCTTTCATTCATAGTAATCTCATGGTTATATTTGCTATAAATATACAACTTTTTACTTAGAGATTCCGACAGATATTGAGTTCATTCTCGCtttaagttttctttaaaaattataataatatatagggtctttaatgttatttatttgcCATGTAAAGAATAACATTATCACAGCAATACATTGTTTGGGTTCAGCAACATACTGTAAAAGTATAGTTTTAGCATGTGGTGTAATTTATAATAAACATATGCTAATTTATATTTTCAGCCAAAGAACAGTGACTAATAAAACTGAGATGATCAAGATCAAGACAGAAGAGGGAGAATTAAAAGTGAACAAACTGTGAAGTAGTAAAACACAAGTGGATGTTGTGTTCACATGTACAACGAGATATTGATAATGATAAGTCTCATAGTTCCAACTGTCTCCGTGAGACCAGCCAggctcctccagcacctcgggCATCGCTACGTCCATTACTAAACAGATCAGATGGGATGAAGGGCAACACCAGTACAATACAGTTAGTTTAGCCCTGATGGTTCCCAACCTGAGGGTCAGGCTACTCCGGAGGATCACAAGATGAATCTAGGGGGTCACAGTGATGAATAATGGATAATAAACAAATCTTTATTCATCTCTGGATTTTTACTCCATCTGATCTTCTTTTGTCTGTGCTGTGGATTATTGGATTGAATTGGTGCAGCGCGTGGTGCAGCGGTTTGAAGAGTCGCCTCACAGCATGGGAGTTCCTGATTCGATTCCCTGGTTCTTTCCCACAGTGTCTACATACATGCAGCCCTGTGTGATTGAGAGTGATCGGGAGTTTTAGGGAATTTTCCTCTGCAACGTAGAAGAGTAGAATTATAAATTAGCATTAAATAAAGTAGGGAACTTTACCTTTAAAATACAGTCCTTACATGACTAAacatatttacttatttttccaTCTGTGCTGAAAAGAATGCAGGATCACTTTCACACCGAAATAACTAACaaggctcttttttttcttgaatcaaCAAGTTCACTCTTCATTTTGAGTCCAAACACCTCACTGCTTTAAAAGTTTACGTAGCTGGGCTGTAAACACAAGAGCAAAGGAATGTGGGATTTGACCATAAATGGACACAGACACGAAGACAAGCTTCCCACGAACCAGAGGAATTCAATGATCGAAAGCTCCAGAACAGCCACTTAATGGACCTTGTCTGATCCATCCTGCTGATTTTCATTATCCTCTGTCCTTTTCCCTCTAGCGCCACCAAGAGGTTGACATTAGTGGGcttgtcaatcatgatgtttcatccCTCATCCGCTAACACGGAGGAGCTGAGGCATGGGATACTAATACTACTAATcaagttgtatttattttaactgaAGGAGTTTTTAGTAAGTATATGAGTCATGGAAGAATCACCACATGTTAGCCAACACTTTCTCTCTTCAGGGAAGTGGTCACCAACTGTGTTCAAATGAAGAAGCAATAATGGAAGAAGTATTGAGTAAGTATTATTTCAATACTGTTCTCCACTGCAAGTAAAAGTCCTGCGTTCATAAccttactcaagtaaaagtatgaACAATTTGCTGTATTGTTCTGTTGTGTGCTGTACtgtattttactttactttactttactgtactttactttactgtactttactttactttactttacttaaatgtactttactttactttgctGCACTGTTCTGTGCTAATAAGTGAAGTCACTATAGCGCAGAAATAGTTTTTTCCTATTCTAtcttatatttttgtttaaatatcaCAGCTGCATAAATGTGGATGTTGCACTGCTGCTCTAGATGTTTCAGGTTGAGCTCTGGACTTTATACACTGTTGCTGTAGCTCACTCTAAAGCAATGCATCACATCTAACAAGTCTCCAGCCTTTTAGATGATGTATTTTCCAGCCAATGCAAGAGAGGTTTTAAAATGTCGATTGAGAATTTTCTCTACCCATAAAAAAACCAGTTCATGCTTCAGTTTATCACAAACACTGAACTTCAACACATCTGGAGACACGTGGTTTACACTCTCATCTGAAACGTGACTGAAGCTGTGAGACAAATGGAGTCGAGTAAAACCTGCAATATCTCCATCTGAgtgtacaagtacctcaaattTGTACGTAAGTATAGTATTTGTGTACATTGACTTAGTTACTGTCCACCATTGATACAAGAAGTGTATGAGTGGTTGATTTAAGAGACAGAATAATAGCCAGTTTATCTGCAGACGCTCTGTTAGATCAAGGAAAACACTGTCGTGTGTTTTAAAGTAGGCCAACAGCCTTTGTCCATAGATAATCACAACAGCATGACCCTCCAATTCATCACCAGcgtttcacagacacacacacacacacacacacacacacacacacacacacacacacacacacacacacacacacacacacacacacacacacacacacactgacacacagacactgacttaCAGTAGGATCCAGCCTGAGCAGAGCAACAGACACAGATCAACACTTTTTTACAGCCTTGGATTTATTTTAGGCAGCagccagacacacagagaccatTTCTCCAgagacagcagcagagcagctggcTCTCGCTGAACtcaaattgtttttcttcttcctttaaGTCTGCTCAGCTCTGTCGGGCGGCATACCTCCCCGGCAGGAATGTGACTGTGCTGCAGCTGAGGAGCCGTCCGACCTGTGGCTACAAGCACAGAGCCGATTGCATCACATCCGAGTGAGTTATCTGTGTGAatctgagggtgtgtgtgtggtttttttcttttcttttcttcttctacttccaTTTGACATGTAAAGTCAAATCAGGAAGTGGGATGCAGTGACAGAACAGAACGCAGCAGGCGCAGGATGGCACTATGTCTGCCTCTCGGCCTGCCAGCATGAGAGCCTCCCGGGGGAAgacccctctcctcctgctgctgctggtgttgatCGCTCTGACTGGGACAGGTaggactttttctttcttttacctTCTGGATTAAGACACAACAAACTCGCCTCCTTCTCGCCTCCTCGCCGCTGTCGTCAGGTTTTCTGACTTTGATGCTTTGAGGTTAACATCTCGACTGAAACACGTTTGGTTTGGAAGTTCTTCTGATCTTGTAATGACACCAGAAACTGAAAGATTGAGCAACAAGGCCCCTGATCAACCCAATCGCTCAACTCTCTTTTGTTCCTGTTCAGCTTTAACTTACTTCAATCCACTTGTTGTCAAACCTCTAAAGAAGCTAAAACCTTCCTGTACTTCACTTTAAACCCAATACTCTGAAGACGTttattcctcttcttcctcgttTAAGATCTACACTCTTTTTCTGAAGCAAGAGAACCCTGACAAAACTCTGTTGCTCAACATGTTAAatatctccacctcctcttttcAATGCAGCGTGTGATTACTCCAACGGTTCAGATTCTTGTTGCAACCGTTTGAAATCATGCAGAAGGAAGTTTGAAGTTCCTGTGAGATCTGAGGGTTACTGACCTCCGctgtagtttattttttattttttttaaggcaGATGAAACCTCTTTAGAAAATAATAGAATAGTTATTGTGTGTTTGACCTTTAAAACAAACCAAGTGACAGGATATAAAGTAATGAGGGACTTTGCATTGCAGCGTTGTGTCAAGAGGAAAGTGACGATGCAGGGGAGGAAACTCCAGAAACAGATGACTCGAACACGGAAGATGTCGACCCAGATACCCCAGGTGAGACGTGAATCATGAGATATATCAAAGAATTCAGAATATGTATATGTGGCCGACAGCCTGTAGACATGTAGGTGTCTGTTCATGTCTCATGTTCCGGGTTCGACCCCTTTAGTTCCAGTTTCAAAGAAAATGTAGAACTGGGAAGTGAACAGGGCAGAATACAAAGGGCTGTTACagtcttttctgtctttccagGAAGAAaggactttctttctttctcttctctatttaatttctattttagCCAGGAAGGTCACAGTGATAGACAACATCTCCTtgaacagtggatataaaaaaaaaagtgtcataGGCAAATACAAGCAGGGAcgaacaacacaaaacaaaaaacaaaccaaggTTAAAAACCGAGAACACACATAGAAACATAGAGGAAAAAAGCAGCAAAGATGAATTATAGAAATGACATTGTTCTATGAAAACTGATTGTAAAAGAGGATAGTGAAGATAATTTTCCATCTCTGTGGCGACAGATTGAGGAGGAGGTTCTCACACTGAGATCCACACAGAGAATTGTCTGACTTGCTCCGAGCCACAGGGCTGTGGCGGGACTTTTACAAACACTGTATTCATGAGTCCCGGTCGGGGATTCGTCATTcagatttttcatattttttttatatcctgTCAACTGTTCATTTATCTTTTCCaaattccaccccccccccttcctcagAAAAAAGTAGTAAAGTCAAAATCCTTTCCTGGATGAATGACGAAATACTGACTCTGTTCTGGTGCTGGGAAGTAAAACTTAATAACCTGGATACTAGCTGAAATCTGTCTTGAGAAATAATGATGGGAAAATATCATTATGAGTTATTATCAAACCCTTGGTCAGAGCCTGAGGTCTGTTGATTTATTCTGCAGTCAGATATTTCCCAGATATATATCCATAAACTGTGAATGGTGATGATCTGTGTTCATAGTGTCGTCCACGACTGCTCCTGAGGGAACTGCTCCGACAGACCCAGAACCCTCAGAAGATCCAGGTAagatttttgttttcacccctctCTGTTTGTTCCTGAGTAAGATGACACTAAAGCAACCGATTTCCAGGAAACTGTGGATGTGGTATGGGGCGCGGAAAAAAATATTCAAtgttggtgcggatccagatcatgtgtttggatccaggaactttcttttacattgaaagattttaaaaaaatatgtaaactCATAGCTGATGATGAAACGTCTTTCGTTATGACCTCTGATCTGTTGTGTATATATGAATGAGTtccaggggactgttgggcatCACTGGAGATTTGTGCTCTACTGAGGGTCATTCTTTTCTACAAGGGTCCATCTCTAAGTGTATATTTAACAGAACAAAATATGCTTCTTACAATACtgatacataaaaacataagataacctttaaaaaaagctaATAAGGTATTTTTGAAAAGCAATTACATTAGTCTGAAAACACTCGATAAAATAATCTAAATCCTTCACATGTTGTTTATTCCAGGAACAGAGGGAAATGACGGAGGAGGCTCAGGAGAAGGTATGTCACATGAACCATGActggaaatggaaaaataaaactcaGGACAGTATTTActatggttattattattattatcgttactgttgttattgttgccATGATTATTTACAAAATGTTTCCATTGGATCCTCGCTGGTTTGAGGACATGTCTGATCACCAGTGTGTTGCCTCTGCAGATGAGGCAGTAGAAGGTACAGGGGAGCCCCGTGATGGAGAGCCAACCCCAACACCAGAGGAAGACGACACTCTGggtgtcatcatcatcaccgtcCTCGGGGTGCTGGTGTTCGTGATCATCGGCGTGATCGTTTGTGGGATTTTCCTCAGCCGCAAGTGGAACAGAAACAAGAGAAATCAAGGTGTGTGAAATCAGGTGcatattgttttggtttcatagATATCTAAGTGGcgttgaattttattttgtgaaaactTCCCAATATGTCATATTTTCTGTTAATGCCTTAAAATGATCCAATTACCATGTAACTCACAACCTGTTTAGCAATAAATCAGTATAGTTGGgtggaaaacaaatgtatatatatatattttatttaagtcATATTAAAAAAGAGACCATAGCAATTGAATATCTGTTATCGATACATTAGTTATAATTCAATAAATTAGCTTTAGGATATTTTGACAGTGACTGAAGCAGGTTCTCTTCTCACAGAGCTCAGGAAGGAAGATCCATATCTGGATGGACCCAGCGAAGAGAAGGTGCCCATGTATGTATATTGATAATTTAACATATGGGCCCATTAACTGTGGCTGCTTGAGTCAGAAAACAAGTGTTGCATGTTAGTCGACCTAGTTTCATTGACTCATTAAATCTTTTGTTAAATGCATGTTAGGCCCATGTTTGAAGAAGACGTCCCCTCGGTGCTGGAGCTAGAAATGGAAGAGATGGACCAATGGATGAAAAAAGACGGTAGGtttctgtaaacaaacaaaataatcctttaaaaacatatcagaatgaaatgaaataggGAGCTGCCATTTTATTAGGCTGAGACTCATGCAGTGGATTACATCAGCAACTTTATATAGTTAATAATGTAAtggtaatgttttattttgacccCTTTTAAACAGTTGTATTGCATTGGGAGGTGTCCCTAATATTTTTAGTAACATATAGAAATATACTATAAGGTTCGACAAAAACCACAAACTACATTGGTTTTAGttaggtgtacctaataaattGGCAAATTAGAGTCAGTTCTTTTCAGCCATAACCTGCGTTGGTAGAGTTTATCCAGCAGAGGTCACTGTTCCTGTATACGAGGACAATATGCAGCACAaggctgagtgtgtgtcagttttaTAAATTCTGTGTCTCTCATTTGAAAATGACTTTTCTCTGACTTGATCGATCCCACTGGTGATTTGTAGGTTTACTTGCTGGTTTTTGGTTGTTTTAGGTGAAACTGCAGAGGACTCTAATCATGCAGGATTCTAATTATGGTGAGAATAATTTACACTTCTATTGAAAACATCCTTTTTagccagaattttttttttgcattataaGTCTGTTTGCATGTTATTCTATTTGATTCATAGTTTGATCAAAAACATCAACTGTGTCATGTTTATTGGATTTACTTGATAAAGAGCTTTTGTTATGAATAAACAATCCTGCAGGTGTGAAAACAGCCCGCTtcgattataataaaataataagtttTCCATAGTGTTGACATCGTGGTATTGCAGCAAACCTATTACACACAGCTCGTTACACAACAGTGCTAACACAACACAGACCAACAGTGGACTTTGGTAATAAGAAGACAGTTtgccctctctctgtttgttgtgATGCTCCAGCTGGTTTCACTAGAGCTGTTGCCGATGAACTTTGACCCTGTCGTCATCACACACGGTGTTGTTTGAAAGCAAGTACACATTAACATCTGTTAGTGATTACACCAGGCACGCATTGGAAGTGTGTCGCAACTCGCAACAAACTTAACCCTGGGATAGTCTGGAAGGGAAGGAGAGGTCAAGGTCCATGAACTGTTGACCAAtgtcgtgcacacacacacacacacacacacacacacacacacactgacacacagactctgGGTTTTATTTCCAAAGCTGTGCAGGGGTTAGACAGCACCTTCATTCAGCAGAGAGGTTACAAAAGACATGTCAGGACAGAAGTCAATGGGATGTTACTGCAGCTGTGGTTGCAacatgtgatgctgctgctgctgctgctgctgctgtggcggAAAGTGTTTCCCTGGGTGTGAAGTTACACAGCAGCTTAATCACAACATCAAATTatacaaagacagaaagaataCAAAGTTTTAGAAACTGCGTAAAAAGTGTCTTTGCCATGAAAGTCACTTTGCAATGAAATTAAACCACAATTGAACTACTGTGGTTGTGgaggaaaatgaaacaaatgctCAAAagcttaaaaacataaataccaCTCTAACAAAAGTAGTGATTACCAAGAGAATTACCTTGTATGTCAACTATTTAGATGCTATTCTACATTAACATCTGGAGTGGTCGTTGTGATAGAACTTTGCTTCTACATCTGAAAATGTTAAACAGGAAATGCTGTAACATGTAGGAGAGGTGCAACAAGATCATGTTTAACATTCATAGGTATGGATCCCAATGTTAGTTTTGAAAGTGAAGAGGTTGAACATGTACAATTACTGTTTATACATACAAGTCCCTTTTAATATGAAAAAGTAGGAGCTTTGCTGAAAAGAGCCGAAAACATGTTCACAGCTAGTTGTCAGTCAGGCACATGACtactccccaaaagtgaagcccaaAGGTTTTGGttgtcccctggtggctggtttcGGTATATGTCCTATACCTTGCCTCCTCTATGTAAGTGGACGGGACGTgagacaaactaaaaagtcaaacatttaaattgtcCTCAAAGATGGGTTCTCTGTCATTGCAAGTATCGACCTgatgtttttgttcatttttcatGTACATTTTGTTGTAATGAGTTATTTAAAgctatttatacaaagtaaataTCATTGGCTGAGCATGAACTCACTGACCTGGCTCAATCTCCTGCTCACTTCTGCACAGACTCTTGCTCTGAACATTGTGTTCACACACATTctcatctttacatacagtcgaAGATCAGCTTCATTTCAATATAGTTGAACTTCTGACGATAGAGAGCTGCACTCGTTTTCTGTCCCAAACGTTGTCTCCTCTGTTTCCCTCCAGGTCAAAGAGACGCGCTCCCACAACACGAGGACACACACTCGTCAGAGCAGCGTTGACAACGTGGAC
This is a stretch of genomic DNA from Pleuronectes platessa chromosome 3, fPlePla1.1, whole genome shotgun sequence. It encodes these proteins:
- the tmem154 gene encoding transmembrane protein 154; translation: MSASRPASMRASRGKTPLLLLLLVLIALTGTALCQEESDDAGEETPETDDSNTEDVDPDTPVSSTTAPEGTAPTDPEPSEDPGTEGNDGGGSGEDEAVEGTGEPRDGEPTPTPEEDDTLGVIIITVLGVLVFVIIGVIVCGIFLSRKWNRNKRNQELRKEDPYLDGPSEEKVPMPMFEEDVPSVLELEMEEMDQWMKKDGETAEDSNHAGF